From Ischnura elegans chromosome 13 unlocalized genomic scaffold, ioIscEleg1.1 SUPER_13_unloc_1, whole genome shotgun sequence, a single genomic window includes:
- the LOC124172188 gene encoding zinc finger protein 271-like — MDKQASIISGGRVTMGEVRGGSGCDAPIIPYALRMVRTSKKKRSCTEAVMGDTDEFSNCGAKNPLSGQRSNANSYNCYHCTGGYSSKRELIKHLETHFGASNLDIDAESSNVLDIKDADSKRQGLRRKGNGPIKEVSRGTLEKGKDRKGRRFAVGADTCVESDSSNSSPCTRDIKKGKCSSARERPYTCSVCNKCFTKSSTLKNHMRVHTGDKPYSCSVCNKSFSQRDSLNTHMPKHTGERPYSCKICCKSFRYHSNLTGHLRIHSGDKPYSCSVCNKSFSQSNSLSSHMRVHTGDKPYSCSVCKKSFNQSSSLNVHIRTHTGEKPYTCSICCKSFAHSSHLATHYRIHTGERPYFCSVCNKSFTHSSHLTVHMRVHTGDKPHSCTICSKSFTQKITLDLHFRTHTKEKPYSCSECGKSFSRKGDLVRHFHTHM; from the coding sequence ATGGACAAACAAGCATCCATCATCAGTGGAGGCAGAGTCACAATGGGTGAGGTGAGGGGTGgaagtggttgtgatgcaccaatTATCCCTTATGCTCTCAGGATGGTCAGAACCAGTAAAAAGAAGAGGAGTTGCACTGAGGCAGTCATGGGGGACACAGATGAGTTTAGTAATTGTGGGGCTAAAAATCCTCTTAGTGGTCAACGATCAAACGCAAATTCATATAATTGCTACCACTGCACCGGTGGATACAGCAGCAAAAGGGAGCTCATCAAACACCTTGAAACACATTTTGGTGCCAGCAATTTGGACATTGATGCTGAGTCATCCAATGTGCTAGATATAAAAGATGCAGATAGTAAAAGACAAGGGCTGAGGCGAAAAGGAAATGGGCCTATAAAGGAAGTATCCAGAGGGACTCTGGAGAAAGGAAAGGATAGAAAAGGGAGAAGGTTTGCTGTAGGAGCTGACACGTGTGTAGAAAGTGATTCCTCAAATTCCTCCCCTTGTACTAGAGACATCAAAAAGGGAAAGTGTTCAAGTGCAAGAGAGAGGCCTTATACATGTAGTGTGTGTAATAAGTGTTTCACTAAATCTTCTACTCTCAAGAATCACATGCGTGTGCACACTGGGGATAAGCcatattcctgtagtgtctgcaataagtctttctctcagaggGACTCCCTCAACACTCATATGCCTAAGCACACAGGAGAGAGgccttattcatgtaaaatatgctgtaaatcattcaggtATCATTCAAACCTTACAGGGCACCTTCGCATACACTCTGGAgataaaccttattcctgtagtgtctgcaataagtcattctctcaaAGCAACTCCCTCTCCAGCCATATGCGTGTGCACACAGGAGATAAACCCTATTCCTGCAGTGTCTGCAAAAAGTCCTTCAATCAGAGCAGCTCCCTCAACGTCCATATTCGTACACACACGGGGGAGAAACCTTATACATGTAGCATTTGCTGTAAATCTTTTGCTCATAGTTCCCACCTAGCCACACACTATCGCATCCACACAGGAGAAAGACCTTATTTCTGTAGTGTCTGCAACAAATCTTTCACTCACAGTTCCCACCTAACTGTACACATGCGAGTGCACACAGGGGATAAACCTCACTCATGCACAATTTGCAGCAAATCCTTTACTCAGAAGATCACCCTCGACCTTCACTTTCGTACCCACACAAAGGAGAAGCCCTATTCATGCAGCGAATGTGGGAAATCTTTCTCTCGGAAAGGCGACCTCGTGAGGCATTTCCATACACACATGTGA